The following coding sequences lie in one Cercospora beticola chromosome 9, complete sequence genomic window:
- a CDS encoding uncharacterized protein (antiSMASH:Cluster_6) gives MAASQQQIMVAETIRAMKLAMKRRASDSESDGDIRQHTNRGNKLRRGAKNVQKDRLDDTGGLSYRKKVNHAGYLRHTIAANPAYLDEDGDPYSPTSSDHENERYGELADDNPFGEVQLESLLRPLTSAAELADHPSLSIPYKSKGLTHMAEEACAMLRRERARLWKAKRLLQRFRGDADWVPSQTFEAESDNALLTGEEVVPDMLADHHMFTLEPATAAQAVDQLDPVKPFVRANGDTENASETMEGVVTHDMAADTTEAASADAHREVSDQVPSQVANGDIAMNSDVLPAEIHDQAESIPNPTIANIADGEAASETASQSNGTERHAMTTRARARSPAGRSDRTSSPSPSESASVPAIHPWFVAPASSLPDRDLGLPAQEAEETRKLLLLYVQKQEQVVRSLDTLHAGLQRADRLRSYVYRCCKAEGHVIHDGKGNAVTEMSDGEDWYDVTDWGLQSWELKDGKLEKGKDEVEDVEEERGRRPGRGRRVNRI, from the exons ATGGCcgcctcgcagcagcagatcatgGTTGCCGAAACCATTCGGGCCATGAAGTTGGCCATGAAGCGACgcgccagcgacagcgaaAGCGACGGAGACATTCGACAGCACACGAACCGGGGCAACAAACTGCGACGAGGCGCGAAAAATGTGCAGAAAGACCGCCTCGATGACACCGGCGGCTTGTCATATCGCAAG AAAGTGAACCACGCTGGCTATTTGCGACACACGATTGCTGCGAATCCTGCCTACCTCGACGAAGATGGTGACCCATACTCCCCCACATCGTCGGATCACGAAAACGAGCGCTATGGGGAATTGGCTGACGACAACCCATTTGGCGAAGTGCAGCTGGAGTCGCTGCTGCGTCCATTGACGTCTGCGGCCGAGCTGGCAGACCATCCTAGTCTGAGCATCCCATATAAGAGCAAGGGATTGACGCATATGGCTGAAGAAGCGTGTGCGATGCTCAGGCGAGAAAGAGCGAGGTTGTGGAAAGCTAAAAGACTGCTTCAGCGCTTCCGGGGCGATGCGGATTGGGTTCCCTCGCAGACATTTGAGGCCGAGAGTGACAACGCGCTCCTCACGGGAGAAGAGGTGGTGCCGGATATGCTGGCGGACCATCACATGTTCACACTGGAGCCAGCGACTGCAGCCCAAGCTGTTGACCAGCTGGATCCTGTGAAGCCTTTTGTTCGTGCCAATGGCGACACTGAAAATGCGAGCGAGACAATGGAGGGCGTGGTCACGCATGATATGGCGGCAGACACGACCGAAGCCGCCAGCGCAGATGCGCACCGCGAAGTCTCCGACCAAGTACCATCGCAGGTCGCCAATGGTGACATCGCCATGAATTCGGACGTACTGCCAGCAGAGATCCACGATCAGGCGGAGAGCATACCCAATCCCACGATTGCCAACATTGCCGATGGCGAGGCAGCGTCCGAAACAGCTTCACAATCGAACGGCACCGAACGGCACGCCATGACGACCCGTGCTCGAGCACGCTCGCCTGCGGGCCGAAGTGACCGCACTTCATCCCCCTCGCCCAGCGAATCCGCCTCGGTGCCTGCAATTCACCCATGGTTTGTTGCGCCTGCATCATCGCTGCCTGATCGTGATCTCGGTCTTCCTGCGCAGGAAGCGGAAGAGACTAGAAAATTGTTGTTGCTGTACGTGCAGAAGCAAGAGCAGGTGGTGCGGTCGCTGGATACCTTGCATGCAGGATTGCAAAGGGCAGACAGACTGCGATCGTACGTGTACAGGTGCTGCAAAGCCGAAGGCCATGTGATCCACGACGGCAAGGGCAATGCAGTGACGGAGATGAGTGATGGCGAGGATTGGTATGACGTGACAGACTGGGGTTTGCAGTCTTGGGAGTTGAAGGATgggaagctggagaagggcaaggatgaagtcgaagatgtgGAAGAGGAAAGAGGCCGACGACCTGGACGAGGGAGGAGAGTGAATAGGATATGA
- a CDS encoding uncharacterized protein (antiSMASH:Cluster_6), producing MRLLNVRTRGFEQFYADAPAYAIASHRWAAAAETSYQDVQKHRNTEKAGYKKVEGFVQYVKKHVPDVEWLWIDTCCIDQKYSAELSEAVNSMFKWYQKAVVCLAYLVDVSDSEDEEEFRRSEWFRRGWTLQELIASRTVIFLTSDWQVIGHKGWDMGDAKSSRPMGRCLTQSVSQITGVPDGVLDDSRRLEAFSKEEKLRWVQGRNTTREEDMAYCLFGILDAPIGANYGEGAERARRRLLKEIGLMDADAARPKPSMNVPFRREPGFIPRPTLAAQVEARLAPAARVALVGLGGVGKSQLAIEHCYRVHTLRPDTWVFWLHASNAVRFEQSARDTADLLQLFGREDPNADVLQLLRNWLRDASKGSWLMVLDNADDASFLLEPPTAVAETRRTQQRIDFVPSCEHGSVLITSRSKSEALKLVYEDDVVHVMPMNEEEARSLLVSKVKGESADDGILVRALDYMPLAIAQAAAYIRERGPRCSVQQYLKELEQNRTSRTSLLRRHVPLPSRDTEASNAVMLTWQISFEHIHKTQESAAELLSIMSFCDRLAIQENLIRADGGDTDPPGHSSTFEDDIVTLRNFSLVSETPDPREWEMHRLVQDATQVWLEELGRCEEAFGRFIDRLCEVFPDGDFENWALCRTLFPHATRAAERKPVGRDAQLQWSTLLYRSSSYASEQGDFAGALSMATQSMATRSEQLGDKHRGTLRSKVMVANTYRNQGRWTEAEELEVEVMETSKTMLGAVHPDTLTSMGNLASTYCNQGRWAEAEELEVHVLESRKTTFGADHPVTLTSMAGLAATYCKQGRWTEAEALQSLAAEGYKTKYGLQHPDTVLVLSNLAYVQNLMSRQHISN from the exons ATGCGACTCTTGAACGTCCGGACACGCGGTTTCGAGCAGTTCTACGCCGATGCTCCAGCATACGCGATCGCGTCGCACAgatgggcagcagcagccgagaCGTCCTATCAAGATGTGCAGAAGCACCGGAACACAGAGAAGGCAGGCTACAAGAAGGTGGAAGGGTTCGTGCAGTATGTGAAGAAACATGTCCCAGACGTGGAGTGGCTGTGGATCGACACATGCTGCATCGACCAGAAGTACAGCGCCGAGCTATCGGAAGCAGTGAATTCCATGTTCAAGTGGTATCAGAAGGCCGTGGTCTGCCTTGCATACCTTGTCGACGTGAGCGAtagcgaggatgaggaagagttCCGGCGCAGCGAGTGGTTCAGACGCGGCTGGACCTTGCAAGAGCTGATCGCGTCGCGGACTGTCATTTTCTTGACGTCGGATTGGCAAGTCATTGGGCATAAGGGGTGGGACATGGGTGATGCAAAATCATCACGACCTATGGGCCGCTGTCTGACTCAGAGCGTGTCACAAATCACAGGTGTTCCGGACGGCGTGCTGGACGACTCTCGCCGACTGGAGGCGTTcagcaaagaagaaaagcTCCGATGGGTACAGGGCCGAAACACGACTCGCGAAGAGGACATGGCATATTGCCTGTTCGGTATCCTGGATGCTCCCATTGGCGCGAACTATGGTGAGGGAGCAGAGCGAGCACGACGGCGTCTGTTGAAAGAGATCGGACTTATGGACGCAGATGCGGCGCGACCAAAGCCGTCCATGAACGTGCCCTTCCGTCGTGAGCCTGGATTCATCCCCCGCCCAACGTTGGCCGCTCAGGTGGAGGCAAGGCTGGCGCCAGCAGCCCGAGTTGCATTAGTGGGCCTGGGTGGAGTTGG GAAATCACAGCTCGCGATCGAGCACTGTTACCGCGTGCACACGCTGCGCCCGGACACCTGGGTGTTCTGGTTGCATGCGAGCAACGCAGTGCGCTTCGAGCAGAGCGCGCGCGACACGGCCGATTTACTTCAGCTATTCGGGCGCGAAGATCCCAATGCTGACGTTCTCCAACTACTTCGGAACTGGCTTCGCGATGCGAGCAAAGGAAGCTGGCTTATGGTACTCGACAATGCCGACGATGCCTCTTTTCTCCTCGAGCCGCCCACGGCCGTCGCTGAGACACGGCGTACGCAACAACGCATCGACTTCGTCCCTTCTTGCGAGCACGGCTCCGTGCTCATCACATCTAGAAGCAAGAGCGAGGCGCTGAAGTTGGTGTACGAAGATGATGTAGTTCATGTTATGCCAATGAACGAGGAGGAAGCACGATCCTTGCTCGTAAGCAAAGTCAAAGGAGAGAGCGCGGACGACGGGATACTTGTTCGAGCACTTGACTATATGCCGCTCGCCATCGCCCAAGCGGCGGCATATATACGAGAGCGAGGCCCGCGCTGCTCCGTGCAGCAGTATCtcaaggagctggagcagaacCGCACATCGAGAACGAGCCTCTTACGGCGACACGTCCCGCTTCCTAGCCGAGATACAGAGGCGAGCAATGCGGTTATGCTCACATGGCAGATCTCGTTTGAGCACATCCACAAGACGCAGGAGTCTGCTGCAGAGTTGTTGTCGATCATGAGTTTCTGCGACCGACTTGCCATCCAAGAGAACCTGATTCGTGCAGATGGCGGGGACACGGATCCTCCAGGTCATTCTTCCACTTTCGAGGACGACATTGTTACACTCCGAAACTTCTCACTAGTGTCTGAAACTCCGGACCCCCGGGAATGGGAAATGCATCGGCTCGTCCAGGACGCGACACAAGTCTGGTTAGAAGAGCTCGGACGATGCGAAGAAGCCTTTGGTCGTTTCATTGATCGTCTGTGCGAGGTGTTCCCAGACGGCGATTTTGAGAACTGGGCTCTATGTCGTACGCTGTTCCCACATGCAACACGCGCGGCAGAGCGTAAACCAGTGGGCAGAGATGCGCAGCTACAGTGGTCGACCCTACTATACAGGAGTAGCTCGTATGCTAGTGAGCAGGGAGATTTTGCTGGGGCACTTAGCATGGCGACTCAATCTATGGCAACTAGATCCGAGCAGCTTGGCGACAAACACAGAGGGACTCTACGGAGCAAGGTGATGGTCGCAAACACGTATCGAAATCAAGGACGGTGgacggaggcggaggagcttGAGGTAGAGGTAATGGAGACGAGCAAGACGATGCTCGGAGCGGTTCATCCCGATACTCTCACGAGCATGGGGAATCTCGCCTCGACGTACTGCAATCAAGGTCGatgggcggaggcggaggagcttGAGGTGCATGTGCTGgagtcgaggaagacgacgttCGGGGCGGATCATCCCGTTACACTTACGAGCATGGCGGGCCTCGCAGCGACATATTGCAAGCAAGGACGATGGACGGAGGCCGAGGCCCTCCAAAGTCTAGCAGCAGAAGGCTATAAGACTAAGTACGGCCTGCAGCATCCCGACACTGTCCTAGTTTTATCGAATCTTGCTTACGTACAGAACTTGATGTCCCGACAACATATTAGCAACTAA
- a CDS encoding uncharacterized protein (antiSMASH:Cluster_6), translating to MAMESVIPAAFWPHDSPAPRTHQVLSQIAGLLQDLGYTKTVASLEKEAVKNGLAKPNATEGSSQLLALYSLDASTVTKLPSSDSDSDADSESSDSEEDSERDEAEGHLVDVEAEETSDDESDEASDSSSDSSSGSAVKTTGTKRKRAVTPPSSVDSSSDTSMNSDSDSSSSSDSDNEASRPSKKAKTEDVKAGASDSDSSSSSSGGESSDSSSSSDSDSDSAASDSSDSDSSSDSSDSDSSSSSSSSSDSSSSDSDSSAPAPKPKTKKEKKAKASTLAVPKPEIKDNGSQSSSTLQGDSPAPKPEQEDEPEMSGMHPDRLKQSNFAPATRRESAAASKKSQIPFSRIPADQKVDPRFSNKYVSYDYADKAYQDLVVTKGKGFTKEKNKKKRGSYRGGAIDLAPKGIKFED from the exons ATGGCTATGGAAAGTGTGATTCCGGCCGCCTTCTGGCCGCACGATAGCCCCGCGCCCCGTACGCACCAAGTGTTGAGCCAGATTGCCGGCCTGTTGCAAGATCTGGGATACACCAAGACCGTGGCTTCACTCGAGAAGGAAGCGGTCAAGAATGGTCTCGCCAAACCAAATGCCACCGAAGGCAGTTCACAACTCTTGGCATTGTACAGCCTAGATGCTTCTACTGTCACGAAGCTGCCGAGCTCGGACAGTGATAGCGACGCCGACAGCGAGAGCAGCGATAGTGAAGAAGACTCGGAACGAGACGAGGCTGAAGGCCACTTGGTGGACGTGGAGGCAGAAGAGACATCAGACGACGAGTCAGACGAAGCAAGCGATTCGAGTAGCGACAGCTCATCGGGCAGCGCAGTGAAGACAACGGGCACGAAGCGCAAGCGAGCTGTGACGCCGCCTTCGTCGGTTGATTCGAGCTCCGATACCTCCATGAACAGTGatagcgacagcagcagcagtagcgatTCCGACAATGAAGCCTCACGACCAtcgaagaaagcgaagacGGAAGACGTGAAAGCCGGAGCCAGCGATTCGGATTCTTCAAGCTCCTCCAGCGGCGGCGAAAGCAGTGACTCTAGCTCCTCTTCCGACTCGGACTCTGACAGTGCTGCGAGTGACAGCAGTGACAGTGACTCCTcgagcgacagcagcgacagcgactcctcgagcagcagcagtagtagCAGCGACTCGAGCTCCTCCGACTCAGATTCCTCCGCGCCAGCTCCCAAACCCAAAAcgaagaaggaaaagaaggcTAAAGCCTCCACCCTTGCCGTACCCAAACCAGAAATCAAGGACAACGGCTCCCAATCCTCTTCCACACTCCAAGGCGACTCCCCCGCCCCAAAGCCCGAACAAGAAGACGAGCCTGAAATGAGCGGAATGCACCCAGACCGCCTCAAGCAAAGCAACTTCGCCCCAGCCACACGAAGAGAATCCGCAGCCGCCTCCAAGAAATCTCAAATTCCCTTCTCCCGAATCCCAGCAGACCAAAAAGTCGACCCACGATTCAGCAATAAATACGTCTCGTACGACTACGCAGACAAGGCGTATCAAGATTTGGTGGTGACAAAAGGCAAAGGTTTTACGAaagagaagaacaagaaaaaGCGAG GTTCCTACCGAGGCGGCGCCATCGACCTGGCACCTAAGGGAATCAAGTTTGAAGACTGA